The Nitrospira tepida genome includes a window with the following:
- a CDS encoding alpha/beta hydrolase has protein sequence MSDLQTVHLAGSDGKLIRGDRIEGADRQILFITGFLSKRWGSKSQALAKWCREQGWGFCCYDVRGFGDSEGTFSDYSLSDWIADARTVVSLLQGGPRLTIVGNSIGGWIAWLIAQDRSIVERLVLIAPAFNMMGERAKEISVERCDRWKTTGWMPWDDDPLHKDWPLAWQWVEESERYWAESFLKLRQVKTTILHGLQDRVIRPAGSWRFVEEVLRRDPEFPIELLLKTGDHRLSSPEHLATLRRLVTGE, from the coding sequence ATGAGCGATCTCCAGACGGTTCATCTCGCCGGATCGGACGGCAAGCTAATACGGGGCGATCGGATTGAAGGGGCGGATCGCCAAATCCTGTTCATCACCGGCTTTCTCTCCAAACGTTGGGGCAGCAAGAGCCAGGCGTTGGCTAAGTGGTGTCGGGAGCAGGGGTGGGGCTTTTGTTGTTACGACGTGCGGGGGTTCGGGGACTCTGAGGGCACGTTCTCGGACTATTCGCTTTCCGATTGGATCGCCGATGCACGGACAGTTGTTTCCCTGCTCCAGGGCGGGCCGAGGCTCACGATCGTCGGTAATTCGATCGGCGGCTGGATCGCCTGGTTGATCGCGCAGGACCGTTCGATCGTGGAGAGACTTGTGCTGATCGCGCCGGCCTTCAACATGATGGGTGAACGGGCGAAGGAGATTTCCGTCGAGCGGTGTGACCGATGGAAGACGACCGGCTGGATGCCCTGGGACGACGATCCGCTCCACAAGGACTGGCCGCTCGCCTGGCAATGGGTCGAGGAGAGCGAACGGTATTGGGCTGAGTCGTTCCTGAAGCTCCGGCAGGTCAAGACGACGATTCTCCACGGACTACAGGACCGGGTGATCCGGCCGGCCGGCAGTTGGCGTTTCGTCGAAGAAGTCTTGCGGCGCGATCCGGAATTTCCGATTGAGCTGCTACTCAAGACCGGGGACCATCGGTTGAGCAGCCCGGAGCACTTGGCGACGTTGCGTCGCTTGGTCACCGGCGAATAG
- a CDS encoding alpha/beta hydrolase: protein MLRKERLAGVTIRLTGGTDGKGGGDGPLVILLHGFGAPGDDLVSLAGAIDPPAGTRFLFPEGPLSLNFGFGDARAWWIIDMNKIAQDRAAGRFRDPRMEVPKGLAPAREQVLALLDEAERRLDVDPGWTVIGGFSQGAMLACDVVLRTRRPFAGLVMLSGTLLCRHEWEPLMPARRGLSVFQSHGTHDDLLAHRFAEELRDSLIDAGLSVEWTSFRGGHEIPEPVVRRAGSYLRKVLPKL from the coding sequence ATGCTGCGCAAAGAACGACTGGCAGGGGTGACCATCCGCCTAACCGGTGGCACCGACGGCAAGGGCGGAGGAGACGGGCCGCTCGTCATCCTGCTCCACGGCTTCGGCGCGCCCGGGGACGACCTGGTGTCCTTGGCCGGCGCGATAGATCCGCCGGCCGGTACCAGATTTCTTTTCCCTGAAGGACCGCTCTCGTTGAATTTCGGGTTTGGCGACGCCCGCGCCTGGTGGATCATCGATATGAACAAGATTGCCCAGGACCGGGCGGCCGGCCGCTTTCGTGATCCTCGGATGGAAGTTCCCAAGGGGCTCGCGCCGGCCCGCGAGCAGGTCTTGGCGCTGTTGGATGAGGCGGAGCGGAGGCTGGACGTCGATCCGGGCTGGACCGTGATCGGCGGGTTTTCCCAGGGGGCGATGCTGGCCTGCGATGTGGTGTTACGCACGCGCCGGCCCTTTGCCGGCCTGGTCATGCTGTCGGGGACGCTTTTATGCCGGCACGAGTGGGAGCCGCTCATGCCGGCCCGCCGAGGCCTGTCCGTGTTCCAGAGCCATGGGACGCACGACGATCTCCTCGCCCATCGGTTTGCCGAAGAGTTGCGCGACAGCCTCATTGATGCCGGCCTCTCCGTGGAGTGGACATCATTTCGCGGCGGGCATGAAATCCCGGAGCCGGTCGTGAGGCGGGCCGGGTCCTATCTGCGCAAGGTGCTCCCGAAGCTATGA
- a CDS encoding protein adenylyltransferase SelO: MTTLRALEDLRFDNTYARLPEAFYAKLTPTPFSTPPQLVSFNPAAAALIDLDPEQAARPEFAGVFGGSLLVPGMEPLATLYAGHQFGVYVPQLGDGRAILLGEAVSDSGMRWDLQLKGAGLTPFSRDGDGRAVLRSTIREYLCCEAMQGLGIPTTRALSIVGSDDRVYREQIETGAMLLRMAPSHVRFGTFEVFYYRQQYDQLRILADYVIEQFYPHLMTRSEKYAEFFAEVVSRTAELIARWQAVGWAHGVMNTDNMSILGITLDYGPYGFMDDYEPGFICNHSDHNGRYAFDQQPYIGLWNLSCLAQALLPLAPKEALKQSLDSYSSIFDRHWLTRMRRKLGFEQERADDAALVSDLLSLMAASRTDYTRLFYSLCECSLSDTGRNDSIRDQFLDREGFDRWAERYRARLRDEESRDEDRRRRMRRVNPKYVLRNYLAQVAIEKAQQKEYAEIDRLLTILHHPFDDHPGMESYTLPPPHWGKHLVVSCSS, from the coding sequence ATGACAACGCTCCGAGCGCTTGAAGACCTGCGATTCGACAACACCTACGCGCGGTTGCCGGAGGCCTTCTACGCCAAGCTCACCCCGACCCCGTTTTCGACGCCGCCCCAGCTCGTCAGCTTCAATCCTGCGGCAGCTGCGCTGATCGATCTCGATCCCGAGCAAGCGGCCAGGCCGGAATTCGCCGGCGTCTTCGGTGGGAGTCTGCTCGTGCCGGGTATGGAACCCTTGGCGACGTTGTACGCCGGCCATCAGTTCGGCGTGTACGTGCCGCAGCTCGGCGACGGGCGGGCGATTCTGCTGGGCGAAGCGGTGAGCGACTCCGGCATGCGGTGGGATTTGCAGCTCAAGGGGGCGGGGTTGACGCCGTTTTCCCGCGACGGCGACGGGCGAGCTGTGCTCCGCTCGACCATCCGAGAGTACCTCTGTTGCGAAGCGATGCAGGGGCTGGGCATTCCGACCACGCGGGCCCTCTCGATCGTCGGCAGCGACGACCGTGTCTATCGCGAGCAGATCGAAACCGGCGCGATGCTGCTGCGCATGGCCCCGTCACATGTCCGGTTCGGCACGTTCGAGGTGTTTTACTACCGCCAACAGTATGACCAGCTCAGGATTTTGGCCGACTACGTGATCGAGCAGTTCTATCCACATTTAATGACCCGCTCCGAGAAGTATGCCGAGTTCTTCGCGGAGGTGGTCTCCCGGACCGCGGAGTTGATCGCCCGATGGCAGGCGGTCGGTTGGGCGCACGGCGTCATGAACACCGACAACATGTCGATTCTCGGGATCACGCTCGATTACGGCCCCTACGGGTTCATGGACGACTATGAGCCGGGGTTCATCTGCAACCACTCGGACCACAACGGCCGTTATGCGTTCGACCAGCAGCCCTATATCGGCCTTTGGAATCTCAGTTGCCTGGCGCAGGCACTGCTGCCGCTTGCTCCGAAGGAGGCGCTGAAACAATCGCTCGACAGCTACTCCTCCATCTTCGACCGGCACTGGTTGACGCGCATGCGACGCAAACTGGGCTTTGAACAGGAGCGGGCCGACGACGCGGCGCTCGTTTCCGACCTGTTGAGCTTGATGGCGGCAAGCCGTACCGACTACACGAGGTTGTTCTATTCGCTGTGTGAATGTTCGCTAAGCGACACCGGACGCAATGACTCGATCCGCGACCAGTTCCTGGATCGAGAGGGATTCGACCGCTGGGCGGAGCGGTACCGGGCCCGGTTGCGCGATGAGGAGAGCCGGGATGAGGACCGGCGGCGACGCATGCGACGGGTGAATCCGAAATACGTGCTGCGGAATTATCTGGCGCAGGTGGCGATCGAGAAGGCGCAACAGAAGGAGTATGCCGAGATCGATCGCCTTCTGACGATTCTCCACCATCCCTTCGACGACCATCCAGGCATGGAGTCCTATACACTCCCTCCGCCCCACTGGGGCAAGCACCTCGTCGTGAGTTGCTCGTCCTAG
- a CDS encoding 2OG-Fe(II) oxygenase has protein sequence MVTLTAPASTGSPPSIADRVGTIEWAHLARELDAQGSAVLAGLLSPDECETLIALYFREELFRSRVVMERHGFGRGEYKYFAYPLPAIVADLRALLYPQLVPIANRWNRDLGLDIRYPARHVAFLDRCHRAGQTKPTPLLLRYEAGDYNCLHQDLYGEQVFPLQATILLSEPGRDFEGGEFVLTEQRPRRQSRPEVVPLRQGDGVLFAVHTRPVQGTRGFYRVTLRHGVSRVRSGRRYTLGIIFHDAQ, from the coding sequence ATGGTCACCCTTACTGCCCCAGCATCAACCGGGTCACCTCCCAGCATCGCGGACCGGGTCGGAACGATCGAATGGGCACATCTGGCGCGTGAGCTCGACGCGCAAGGAAGCGCGGTCCTGGCCGGCCTCCTTTCACCGGATGAATGTGAGACATTGATCGCGCTCTACTTCCGTGAGGAACTGTTCCGCAGCCGGGTCGTGATGGAACGGCATGGCTTCGGGCGGGGCGAATACAAATATTTCGCGTATCCGCTGCCGGCCATCGTCGCGGACCTCCGGGCGCTGTTGTACCCGCAACTCGTTCCGATCGCGAACCGATGGAACCGAGACCTGGGCCTCGATATCCGCTATCCGGCAAGACACGTGGCCTTCCTTGATCGCTGCCATCGGGCCGGACAAACCAAACCGACGCCGCTCTTGCTTCGGTACGAAGCGGGCGATTACAACTGCCTGCATCAAGACCTTTACGGCGAGCAGGTGTTTCCGCTCCAGGCGACGATTCTCCTCTCCGAGCCGGGACGAGACTTTGAGGGCGGGGAGTTCGTGCTCACCGAGCAGCGCCCGCGCAGGCAGTCCCGGCCGGAGGTGGTGCCGCTTCGCCAAGGGGACGGCGTGCTGTTCGCCGTGCATACCCGTCCCGTGCAGGGGACCCGCGGGTTCTACCGGGTAACCCTGCGGCATGGCGTCAGCCGCGTGCGCTCGGGCCGGCGGTACACGCTCGGCATCATTTTCCACGACGCGCAGTAA
- a CDS encoding DUF2294 domain-containing protein: MPSHQKGRVTKGEVEAAVRNAIIKFEQEFMGRGPDDVRAFIVRDILLVRLKGVLTPAERQLAKTVEGIDMVKRLRQNLIAQGRDRLCEQVGEITGAKVIALFTDIDTYVGERVLVFTLDRDIETAFQ, encoded by the coding sequence ATGCCGAGTCATCAGAAGGGAAGAGTGACCAAAGGCGAGGTAGAGGCGGCCGTCAGGAATGCCATCATTAAATTCGAGCAGGAATTCATGGGACGGGGACCGGACGATGTCCGGGCATTCATCGTCCGAGACATTCTCCTGGTCCGGTTGAAGGGGGTGCTGACGCCGGCGGAACGCCAGCTCGCGAAAACCGTCGAGGGGATCGACATGGTGAAACGGCTCAGACAGAATCTTATCGCCCAAGGACGGGATCGGCTGTGCGAGCAAGTGGGCGAGATCACCGGTGCGAAGGTGATCGCCCTCTTTACGGACATCGACACCTACGTTGGCGAACGGGTCCTGGTCTTCACGCTGGACCGCGATATCGAAACGGCCTTCCAATAG
- a CDS encoding NADH-quinone oxidoreductase subunit 5 family protein, which translates to MVWLIAVPLLPLLTVLLIAAGDRAQEEQHVRLGALPIVAAFLGSIATLGLVSADGPLTIRLYDPTALAGFTLPLGFHIDRLSAVMMALISLVSTIIYLYSSRYMYQDRHYRRYMGLIAFTTFVLLCMVSSANLLMLFVFWQILSWLLFLLAHNHAHAATLEGACKTFWFLRVGDVAFLAGIALASSLYGTIEFQELFARAAAAPVALAFLPGLDIDGATAVALLIFFGGMSKSAQFPIHVWLPSSLYAPTPVHALLHAGIINAGGFLMNRLAPLYGLSPTALHVAFVIGTLTAILGATMMLTQNDIKKTLGFSTIGQMGYMIMECGLGAFSLAVFHLIAHGIFKATVFLNCGNVIHKARQEPSFPHPAREEEDRPFSPLTWSTGFFTTLFLPLVILLGTHGILRIPLLESQGTVIFLFFIWVTSSQAILSLTRIHEVASWKVSLAMLMTLVLVLFTYLFAAERFTHFLYPNPDEVAGYFKAAALPGRLFDLMVVGMTSLTILGWVYLYARAHGRTIRMPMWVESLFATLYVLFMNRLYVDVIYAKLGQALLHVASRFERLAAGRRG; encoded by the coding sequence ATGGTCTGGTTGATTGCCGTCCCGCTGCTGCCCCTGCTGACGGTCCTGCTGATCGCCGCCGGCGACCGCGCGCAGGAGGAACAGCACGTCAGGCTCGGGGCCCTGCCGATCGTGGCGGCCTTCCTGGGATCGATCGCGACCCTGGGACTGGTCTCCGCCGATGGACCGCTCACCATTAGATTGTATGACCCGACGGCGCTCGCGGGGTTCACGCTGCCGCTGGGCTTCCACATCGACCGGCTCAGTGCCGTGATGATGGCGCTGATCAGCCTGGTCTCGACGATCATCTATCTCTACTCCAGCCGCTACATGTATCAGGATCGCCACTATCGCCGATACATGGGCTTGATCGCCTTCACGACCTTCGTGCTGCTCTGCATGGTGTCCAGCGCCAATCTCCTCATGCTGTTCGTCTTCTGGCAGATCCTCTCGTGGCTGCTCTTCCTCTTGGCGCACAACCATGCGCATGCGGCCACCCTGGAGGGCGCCTGCAAGACCTTCTGGTTCCTCCGCGTCGGCGATGTGGCGTTCCTGGCGGGGATCGCGCTGGCCTCTTCCCTGTACGGCACCATCGAGTTCCAGGAGCTGTTCGCCCGCGCGGCTGCCGCCCCCGTCGCTCTTGCGTTCCTGCCTGGACTGGACATCGACGGCGCCACCGCCGTGGCTTTGCTCATCTTCTTCGGAGGGATGAGCAAGTCGGCGCAGTTCCCGATCCATGTCTGGCTGCCCAGCTCGCTCTACGCGCCGACCCCGGTCCACGCGCTCCTCCATGCCGGGATCATCAATGCGGGCGGCTTCCTGATGAACCGGCTCGCGCCGCTGTACGGGCTGAGCCCGACGGCGCTGCACGTGGCCTTTGTCATCGGCACGCTCACGGCCATCCTAGGCGCCACCATGATGCTGACGCAGAACGACATCAAGAAGACGCTGGGATTCTCCACGATCGGACAGATGGGCTACATGATCATGGAATGCGGCCTCGGCGCGTTTTCCTTGGCCGTGTTCCATCTGATCGCCCACGGGATTTTCAAGGCGACGGTGTTTCTCAACTGCGGCAACGTGATTCATAAGGCCCGGCAAGAGCCGTCGTTCCCCCACCCCGCTCGGGAGGAAGAAGACCGGCCGTTCTCGCCCCTGACCTGGTCCACAGGATTCTTCACCACGCTGTTCCTTCCCCTGGTGATCCTCCTGGGCACGCACGGCATCTTGCGCATTCCGCTCCTTGAATCCCAGGGCACCGTCATCTTCCTGTTCTTCATCTGGGTGACCTCGTCGCAGGCCATCCTCTCGCTGACCCGCATTCATGAGGTTGCGTCTTGGAAGGTGTCGCTGGCCATGCTGATGACCTTGGTGCTGGTTCTCTTCACCTATTTGTTTGCGGCGGAACGCTTCACCCATTTCCTGTATCCGAATCCGGATGAGGTCGCGGGTTACTTCAAGGCAGCGGCGCTTCCCGGCCGGCTCTTCGACCTCATGGTGGTGGGCATGACGTCGTTGACCATTCTCGGCTGGGTCTACCTCTACGCGCGCGCGCATGGCCGGACCATCCGGATGCCGATGTGGGTCGAGAGCCTGTTTGCCACGCTGTATGTGCTGTTCATGAATCGCCTGTATGTGGATGTGATCTACGCCAAACTCGGGCAGGCCCTCCTGCACGTCGCGTCCCGCTTTGAACGGCTCGCGGCGGGGCGGCGGGGCTAG
- a CDS encoding proton-conducting transporter transmembrane domain-containing protein, which produces MTPWLLLAVPFAGALLSLLAWSRPREFKTGLLLTTAASFLSVIGTALAIGRLPSGMALLCLLPVAAFASLLGQPLHRDNRQAWLTTVLLLGIGLAAVSASNSSRSLWLSLLLIFLLSLLARSRHGSAPSPTWGLATYGAGAGAALVSAFAPAPLSAWAGLLVSLILIPLFPLQAGHVACLTRLPGSLPALLMLVLPGAGVTHLLTVLPAIPEPVRDAIGGWALVSMVYGSVRALAQPRPLSLLAHASLAFFSVFWWYVAISGILSSQAALFLSAVGLTTGGLYLGWYAVRVRHGDLDLRAIGGLVQPMPRFAGLFSLLALAALGFPPFGVFSGFIGMVLHPDVKLPGSFALVALAWLAASWYFLDLMQRLLFGKPRTDLRYKDVRETESAALALLLVLLAVLGVMPSKWFDAGTTAVPVPPSLESSAWNR; this is translated from the coding sequence ATGACACCCTGGTTGTTGCTCGCCGTTCCCTTTGCCGGGGCGTTGTTGAGCCTGTTGGCTTGGTCGAGGCCCAGGGAGTTCAAAACCGGTCTCCTCCTGACCACCGCCGCGAGTTTCCTGAGCGTCATCGGGACGGCTCTGGCGATCGGTAGGCTGCCGTCGGGCATGGCGCTCCTTTGCCTGTTGCCGGTGGCGGCGTTCGCCTCGCTGCTGGGCCAGCCGCTGCATCGGGACAACCGCCAGGCCTGGCTGACGACGGTCCTGTTGTTGGGGATCGGATTGGCCGCCGTGAGCGCTTCCAATTCGTCAAGATCGTTGTGGCTGAGCTTGCTTCTTATTTTTCTGCTGAGTCTGCTGGCTCGATCTCGACATGGTTCTGCTCCCTCTCCCACCTGGGGCCTGGCGACCTATGGAGCCGGCGCCGGGGCCGCGCTGGTGAGTGCTTTCGCCCCGGCGCCGCTCTCGGCCTGGGCCGGCTTGCTCGTCTCGCTGATCCTCATCCCGTTGTTTCCGCTCCAGGCCGGCCATGTCGCCTGCCTGACCAGACTGCCCGGAAGCCTGCCGGCCCTTCTCATGCTCGTGCTGCCGGGGGCCGGAGTGACCCACTTGCTCACGGTGCTCCCCGCTATCCCGGAACCGGTCCGCGACGCCATTGGGGGTTGGGCGCTCGTAAGCATGGTCTACGGGTCGGTCCGGGCGCTCGCGCAGCCTCGGCCGCTATCCCTCCTCGCCCATGCCAGCCTGGCCTTCTTCTCGGTCTTCTGGTGGTATGTGGCGATCAGCGGAATCCTCTCGTCCCAAGCTGCCCTGTTCCTCTCAGCCGTCGGGTTGACCACTGGCGGGCTCTACCTCGGCTGGTATGCGGTTCGGGTCCGACACGGCGATCTCGATCTCCGGGCGATCGGTGGATTGGTTCAACCCATGCCGCGATTCGCCGGCCTGTTTTCCCTGCTGGCCCTGGCCGCCTTGGGGTTCCCGCCCTTCGGCGTCTTCTCGGGCTTCATAGGCATGGTGCTCCATCCCGATGTGAAGCTCCCTGGTTCGTTCGCCCTGGTGGCCCTCGCCTGGCTGGCCGCTTCCTGGTACTTCCTCGATCTCATGCAGCGCCTGCTCTTCGGCAAGCCCCGGACCGATCTCCGCTATAAGGATGTCCGCGAGACGGAATCGGCCGCGCTGGCCTTGCTGCTCGTCCTCTTGGCGGTCCTCGGCGTGATGCCGTCCAAGTGGTTCGATGCCGGCACGACGGCCGTACCGGTGCCGCCTTCGCTGGAGTCATCGGCATGGAACCGCTGA
- a CDS encoding DUF2309 domain-containing protein, with translation MEPLKKSPDLDVRRMELRGTIRLASEVIGQYWPMRTFVHHNPLHSLEYLPFDETVQRGRQYLGGAGYLSGEQYRDYLRSGRIQLHHLDEALTPLALRQSITLGPCRISHHEVLRACLTHGLSAPIDEPLDALLDQGPGEEQVETVAEHLSLWTAPTFQDRLTATLQKDRAVLGRYLTLSGWCDQTLGTQIGAQINAELIKWCEAFLDEGHATWPMPGREAGFYAAWKALAAREWSPCGIADSRRKIAALPDHPEDAVLGSLEALGIPESLRLDYLSLQLAALPGWAGFIKWRAETTGYAWQEAYEAGLVKFLAVRLWYVRELVQQTCRDRLGIDGHFQSVSDYMRQRPYEYFLRKERVAGRLPPLYAEQAHRLVEAGGTEQAWYQLADRYQTEVGPLHHRAARRSMARRLITLTQALEIVPSALLETAPADLRQLVDWMETFPESLHGSIWLRAFEASYQDQLLGMVVRAAAKPDRTAREAGPPVRPHSQSVYCLDVRSEPFRRHLESTGANETYGFAGFFAVFIKYRAWDKEHETEQFPVIMRAKNEVREIPRSYLDHFVAKHESRVKLVHAGHTLLHDLKENVVTPYVMVESLGWFYSVPLIMKTVLPAWSRRVTGWLRRLFVPPIATSVTVDKLPPSETEEMIAAEQRALIWKALRDRFGLHGSRVEQEFVEALRRRALDQDAPVEPFLSEAARAVNLSTEQLAGFIEDLRRVYRINPRAASRQKERITRAGFTLEEQVVTVETALRMMGLTGNFARLVVFCAHGSTSDNNPFESALDCGACGGNQGNPNARVLAAMANKPPVRERLAKRGIDIPSDTHFLAGQMDTTTDEVTLFDLEDVPPTHRKDIARLVADFREAARLTSQERCARFPDGNRLLPAEQAAAHVRERSADWSQVRPEWGLSGNTAFIIGRRALTKGLNLGGRVFLHSYDYREDPTDRLLEVLLTGPQLVAQWINMEHYFSTVDNEVYGAGSKIYHNVVGRLGIMSGPWSDLRLGLAWQTVMNGTVPYHEPMRLLTVVEAPRAKLDKLIARHELLQHFYLNEWVHLVALEPADGKLYRYLPTKDWRQV, from the coding sequence ATGGAACCGCTGAAAAAGTCCCCGGACCTCGACGTCCGCCGGATGGAATTGCGCGGGACCATCCGGCTCGCAAGCGAGGTCATCGGGCAATATTGGCCGATGCGGACATTCGTCCACCACAACCCGCTGCACAGTCTCGAATATCTGCCGTTCGACGAAACGGTCCAACGAGGCCGGCAGTATCTGGGAGGCGCGGGCTACCTCTCCGGGGAGCAATATCGCGACTATCTCCGTTCAGGCCGAATCCAGCTCCACCACCTTGATGAGGCGCTCACGCCCCTGGCCCTTCGCCAATCCATCACGCTCGGGCCTTGCCGCATCTCCCACCACGAAGTGTTGCGCGCCTGTCTCACCCACGGACTGTCGGCGCCGATCGACGAGCCGCTCGATGCCCTGCTCGACCAGGGGCCTGGCGAAGAACAAGTCGAGACCGTCGCCGAACATCTCTCCCTCTGGACCGCCCCGACCTTCCAGGATCGCCTGACAGCCACCCTCCAGAAGGACCGGGCGGTGCTGGGCCGCTATCTGACCCTGTCGGGCTGGTGCGATCAGACCCTCGGCACGCAGATCGGGGCGCAGATCAACGCAGAACTGATCAAGTGGTGCGAGGCCTTCCTCGACGAAGGCCACGCCACCTGGCCGATGCCGGGACGGGAGGCGGGCTTTTACGCCGCGTGGAAGGCGTTGGCGGCCAGGGAATGGTCCCCCTGCGGCATCGCGGACAGCCGGAGAAAGATCGCGGCGCTGCCCGATCATCCGGAAGACGCGGTGCTCGGCAGTTTGGAAGCCCTGGGGATTCCCGAATCCCTGAGATTGGACTACCTCTCTCTCCAGCTCGCCGCCCTCCCGGGTTGGGCCGGCTTCATCAAATGGCGCGCGGAAACCACCGGCTATGCCTGGCAGGAAGCCTACGAGGCCGGGTTGGTCAAGTTCCTCGCCGTCCGCCTCTGGTACGTGCGGGAGCTGGTCCAACAGACCTGCCGGGACCGCCTCGGTATCGACGGTCATTTTCAGTCGGTGTCCGACTACATGCGGCAACGGCCCTATGAGTATTTTCTTCGCAAAGAACGGGTTGCGGGCCGGCTCCCTCCGCTGTATGCGGAACAGGCCCATCGGCTGGTCGAGGCCGGCGGAACTGAGCAGGCGTGGTACCAATTGGCCGACCGTTACCAGACCGAGGTTGGGCCTCTGCACCACCGGGCGGCGCGGCGGTCGATGGCCAGACGGTTGATCACGCTCACCCAGGCGCTGGAGATCGTCCCGAGCGCTCTGCTGGAGACGGCTCCGGCGGATCTTCGGCAGCTCGTGGACTGGATGGAGACCTTTCCGGAATCCCTCCATGGATCAATCTGGCTTCGAGCGTTCGAGGCCTCCTACCAGGACCAGTTGCTCGGCATGGTGGTGCGCGCGGCGGCCAAACCGGATCGGACCGCCCGAGAGGCCGGCCCGCCCGTGCGGCCCCACTCCCAATCCGTCTATTGCCTCGATGTGCGGTCGGAGCCGTTCCGCCGTCATTTGGAGTCGACCGGCGCAAATGAGACCTACGGCTTCGCCGGGTTCTTCGCGGTGTTCATCAAATATCGCGCCTGGGACAAGGAGCATGAGACCGAACAGTTTCCCGTCATCATGCGCGCGAAGAACGAGGTGCGGGAGATCCCCCGCAGCTATCTCGACCATTTCGTCGCCAAGCACGAGTCACGGGTCAAGCTGGTCCATGCAGGCCATACGCTCCTGCACGACCTCAAGGAAAACGTCGTGACCCCCTACGTCATGGTCGAGTCGCTCGGCTGGTTCTACAGTGTTCCGCTCATCATGAAGACGGTGCTCCCCGCCTGGTCCCGTCGCGTGACCGGATGGCTGCGGCGCCTCTTCGTCCCGCCGATCGCGACCAGCGTGACCGTGGACAAATTGCCTCCGTCCGAAACCGAGGAGATGATCGCCGCCGAGCAGCGGGCGCTCATCTGGAAGGCGTTGCGCGACCGGTTCGGCCTTCACGGGTCGCGGGTGGAGCAGGAGTTCGTCGAAGCCTTGCGCAGGCGAGCCCTGGACCAGGACGCGCCAGTCGAGCCCTTCCTGAGCGAGGCCGCGCGAGCCGTGAACCTCTCCACGGAGCAGTTGGCCGGCTTTATCGAGGACCTTCGCCGGGTCTATCGCATCAACCCCCGGGCCGCCTCCCGGCAAAAGGAGCGCATCACCCGCGCCGGCTTCACGCTCGAGGAGCAGGTGGTCACCGTGGAAACGGCGCTCCGGATGATGGGGCTGACCGGAAACTTCGCCCGCCTCGTCGTCTTCTGCGCGCACGGCAGCACGTCCGACAACAACCCCTTCGAGTCCGCGTTGGACTGTGGGGCCTGCGGCGGCAACCAAGGGAACCCCAATGCCCGCGTCTTAGCCGCGATGGCGAACAAACCGCCGGTCCGTGAACGCCTGGCCAAACGCGGGATCGACATTCCGTCCGATACCCATTTTCTGGCCGGTCAGATGGATACGACCACGGATGAGGTCACGCTGTTCGACCTCGAAGACGTGCCGCCGACCCATCGCAAGGACATCGCGCGGCTGGTCGCCGATTTCCGCGAAGCGGCGCGTTTGACCAGCCAGGAACGGTGCGCCCGGTTCCCGGATGGGAACCGCTTGCTCCCGGCTGAGCAGGCGGCGGCTCACGTGCGCGAGCGTAGCGCCGATTGGAGCCAGGTTCGCCCGGAATGGGGCCTCTCGGGGAACACGGCCTTCATCATCGGCCGGCGCGCACTGACCAAAGGGCTCAATCTTGGCGGCCGCGTGTTCCTCCATTCCTACGACTATCGGGAAGATCCGACGGACCGCCTGCTGGAAGTGCTGTTGACGGGGCCGCAGTTGGTGGCCCAGTGGATCAACATGGAACATTATTTCTCGACCGTGGACAACGAGGTGTATGGCGCGGGGAGCAAAATCTATCATAATGTGGTCGGCCGGCTTGGAATCATGTCCGGCCCCTGGTCCGACCTTCGGTTGGGACTGGCCTGGCAGACCGTGATGAATGGCACGGTCCCCTATCACGAGCCGATGCGCCTCCTCACGGTCGTCGAGGCGCCGAGGGCCAAGCTGGACAAGTTGATCGCGCGGCACGAACTGTTGCAGCATTTTTATCTGAACGAGTGGGTCCATTTGGTGGCGCTCGAGCCGGCCGATGGGAAGCTCTATCGTTATCTGCCGACGAAGGACTGGCGGCAGGTCTGA